Proteins co-encoded in one Lates calcarifer isolate ASB-BC8 linkage group LG17, TLL_Latcal_v3, whole genome shotgun sequence genomic window:
- the rasl11b gene encoding LOW QUALITY PROTEIN: ras-like protein family member 11B (The sequence of the model RefSeq protein was modified relative to this genomic sequence to represent the inferred CDS: inserted 1 base in 1 codon; substituted 1 base at 1 genomic stop codon), producing MRLIQNMTTIXEYPAPEYPVPNRVIKIAVIGGSGVGKTALVVRFLTRRFIGDYERNAGNLYSREVQVDGEQVTIQVQDTPGAGLSFNQSPSFFASXMTDNGISLPDHVTCSIQWADAVVLVYSVTDRRSFDLIEQLHQLVARAGGASVPPVILLANKADLLHLRRVDSQQGPLLAGTLGCSFYEVSASEDYSQVHGAFHRLCCQLAKQPPPAPNSSSSSASTATEKRRSPLIPRPKSPNMQDLKRRFKQALSAKVRTVTSV from the exons ATGCGTCTTATCCAGAACATGACGACCA GCGAGTATCCAGCACCTGAGTACCCGGTCCCCAACCGGGTCATTAAAATAGCTGTGATAGGAGGCAGCGGAGTGGGGAAAACAG cGCTCGTGGTGAGATTCCTAACAAGACGCTTCATCGGAGACTACGAGAGAAATGCTG gtaatCTCTACTCTAGAGAAGTCCAAGTGGACGGAGAGCAAGTGACCATCCAGGTTCAGGACACCCCG GGTGCTGGGCTGTCTTTTAATcagtctccctctttctttgccTCATAGATGACAGATAACGGCATCAGTCTACCAGACCATGTGACCTGCTCCATCCAGTGGGCGGACGCTGTGGTGCTGGTGTACTCAGTGACAGACCGGCGCAGCTTCGACCTGATCGAACAGCTGCACCAGCTGGTTGCACGTGCCGGCGGCGCCAGCGTACCCCCTGTGATCCTGCTGGCCAACAAGGCGGACCTGCTGCACCTGAGGCGGGTTGACTCCCAGCAGGGCCCCCTGCTGGCAGGAACACTGGGCTGCTCTTTCTACGAGGTATCTGCCAGTGAGGACTACAGCCAGGTGCATGGGGCCTTCCACAGGCTGTGCTGCCAGCTGGCCAAGCAGCCGCCCCCTGCCCCCAACTCCTCAAGCAGCTCTGCCAGCACCGCCACGGAGAAGAGGCGCTCGCCCCTCATCCCCAGGCCGAAATCTCCCAACATGCAAGACCTGAAGAGGCGGTTCAAGCAAGCGCTGTCCGCAAAAGTCAGGACTGTTACCTCAGTGTGA